From one Phocaeicola salanitronis DSM 18170 genomic stretch:
- a CDS encoding glycosyltransferase has product MKKILYIVHSSKMGGATISFLNMVCGMKMAGYEPVIVYPDYNETFISILKQNDLEHIRMDLTPLILNTSSLKNKILYFYHFATLTIRLKKTTKSFERLVRKVKPDLIHTNTGIIHEGFFAAKKLGIPHVWHLREYQDLDFGWTIYPSKKKFINALSASNVIAISHGIFNHFKLSTAKDRVIYNGILSKTEITYNPKKQKYFLCASRVVASKGHEDVVKAFASFSKYHPDYRLVILGDGHKKFIDHLHKLAEKLGCKELIKFEGYKTVPETVKCMQNAKALIVASKFEGFGRMTAEAAFAGCFVLGRDTGGTKEIIEHTNGILFHDTNGLIRAMNDVCSLNEDTYSQRVIQGQCFAVDNYSIEKNIQKIIQYYSFLLDRIV; this is encoded by the coding sequence ATGAAAAAAATATTGTACATAGTACATAGTTCCAAGATGGGAGGTGCAACTATTTCTTTTCTAAATATGGTATGTGGCATGAAAATGGCAGGTTATGAACCTGTTATCGTTTATCCAGATTATAACGAGACGTTTATTAGCATACTTAAGCAGAATGATTTGGAACATATCAGAATGGATTTAACGCCTCTTATTTTAAATACAAGTTCATTAAAAAATAAGATTTTGTATTTCTATCATTTCGCCACTCTCACAATTCGATTAAAGAAAACTACAAAGTCATTTGAAAGATTGGTTCGTAAAGTAAAACCAGACCTCATACATACTAATACAGGAATCATTCACGAAGGTTTCTTTGCTGCAAAAAAATTGGGAATACCCCATGTTTGGCATTTACGTGAATATCAAGATCTGGACTTTGGATGGACAATCTACCCATCTAAAAAGAAATTTATCAATGCGTTATCAGCAAGTAATGTGATTGCCATTTCCCATGGAATATTTAACCATTTCAAGTTATCCACTGCTAAAGATAGGGTTATATACAATGGAATATTATCCAAAACTGAAATAACATATAACCCCAAAAAACAAAAATATTTCCTATGTGCAAGCAGAGTGGTTGCATCCAAAGGACATGAAGACGTTGTAAAAGCATTTGCTTCTTTCAGTAAATACCACCCTGATTATCGCTTGGTTATACTTGGTGATGGTCATAAAAAATTTATTGACCACTTGCATAAATTAGCTGAAAAATTGGGATGCAAGGAGCTTATAAAGTTTGAAGGCTATAAAACCGTACCTGAAACTGTAAAATGTATGCAGAATGCCAAAGCATTGATTGTGGCATCCAAATTTGAAGGATTTGGCCGAATGACGGCAGAGGCTGCTTTTGCTGGATGTTTTGTTTTAGGACGTGACACAGGAGGTACAAAAGAAATTATTGAACACACAAACGGTATTTTATTTCATGATACAAACGGGTTGATTCGTGCTATGAATGATGTGTGTTCTCTGAATGAGGACACATATTCTCAACGTGTCATACAAGGACAATGTTTTGCTGTAGATAATTACTCTATAGAAAAAAATATACAGAAAATTATTCAATATTATTCCTTTCTTCTTGATAGAATAGTCTAA
- a CDS encoding acyltransferase, with protein MRLLKGARYITVGHNSHFGVQAELTAWDTFGDDRFTPSIEIGDNVSIGSYCHITAINRIVIGNGVLTGRWVTITDNSHGETDKETLDVLPVKRPLKSKGPVIIEDNVWIGDKATILPGVTIGRGSVIGANAVVSKDVPSYSIAVGNPIRIINNHTV; from the coding sequence ATGAGGCTGCTAAAAGGGGCGAGGTACATTACTGTCGGTCATAATTCACACTTTGGTGTACAAGCAGAACTAACGGCTTGGGATACGTTCGGCGATGACAGATTTACCCCAAGCATTGAAATCGGTGATAATGTCAGTATAGGAAGCTATTGTCATATTACGGCAATAAACCGGATCGTGATAGGAAATGGCGTGTTGACAGGTCGATGGGTAACAATCACAGATAACTCTCACGGGGAAACAGACAAGGAAACACTGGATGTGCTCCCGGTAAAACGTCCTTTAAAAAGCAAAGGGCCTGTAATCATTGAAGACAATGTTTGGATAGGTGATAAAGCGACAATTTTACCTGGAGTCACGATTGGCAGAGGAAGCGTCATTGGAGCTAATGCCGTTGTTTCAAAAGATGTACCGTCCTATTCGATTGCAGTAGGTAATCCGATTCGAATCATTAATAATCACACAGTATAA
- a CDS encoding glycosyltransferase WbsX family protein, with translation MKARVIAYYLPQYHPIPENDKYWGKGFTEWRNVGKAKPLFRGHSQPRVPADLGYYDLRLPEIREEQAKLAKEAGIEGFCYWHYWFGNGKQLLEMPFNEVLRTGKPDFPFCLGWANHHWTNRTWTVGGTFQKDSMIMEQTYPGMEEHKMHFYALLPAFKDRRYITVDGKLLFVVFRPLDIPDSKEFTKLWNELAVKEGLNGFHFVGVESSLGLFSNSSNNGKKMMYDGKNTTKVLFQRVLDAGYDGINSRGMNLAHIRYDSMLKYYIKKGLKKFFKWQGVIKYDFEKVSKLLFAEEDKWNNVYPTLIPNWDRTPRNGKNAIVWYHNNPEFFKQEVEIALDVIKDKPMEHKILFLMSWNEWGEGNYMEPDIEFGKGYIHALREAIEE, from the coding sequence ATGAAAGCAAGAGTAATCGCATATTACTTGCCCCAGTATCACCCCATACCGGAGAATGACAAATATTGGGGCAAAGGGTTCACGGAGTGGAGAAATGTAGGAAAAGCCAAACCATTGTTCCGAGGACATAGCCAGCCTCGGGTGCCGGCAGACTTGGGATATTACGACCTTCGTTTGCCGGAAATAAGAGAAGAGCAAGCCAAATTAGCGAAGGAAGCGGGAATAGAAGGATTCTGCTACTGGCACTATTGGTTTGGCAACGGCAAGCAACTGCTGGAAATGCCTTTCAATGAAGTGTTGCGCACAGGTAAGCCTGATTTCCCCTTCTGCTTGGGGTGGGCGAACCATCACTGGACAAACAGGACCTGGACTGTCGGCGGGACTTTTCAAAAGGATTCCATGATTATGGAACAAACCTATCCGGGAATGGAAGAACACAAGATGCATTTCTATGCCTTACTCCCTGCCTTCAAAGACCGCCGCTATATCACGGTAGACGGCAAATTGTTGTTCGTTGTTTTCCGTCCCCTTGACATACCTGATAGCAAGGAATTTACAAAGCTGTGGAATGAACTGGCTGTAAAGGAGGGTTTGAACGGTTTCCATTTCGTTGGGGTGGAATCGAGTCTGGGCTTGTTTTCCAACAGCTCTAATAACGGGAAAAAGATGATGTATGACGGAAAGAACACGACAAAGGTTTTGTTCCAACGTGTGCTTGATGCCGGTTATGACGGTATCAATTCACGCGGAATGAATCTGGCACATATCCGCTACGACTCCATGCTGAAGTATTACATCAAGAAAGGTCTGAAGAAATTCTTTAAATGGCAGGGAGTTATCAAGTATGATTTTGAGAAAGTCAGCAAACTGCTCTTCGCGGAGGAAGACAAGTGGAACAATGTATATCCAACCCTTATACCAAATTGGGACCGTACTCCCCGGAATGGCAAGAACGCGATTGTCTGGTACCACAACAATCCGGAATTCTTTAAACAGGAAGTGGAGATTGCCCTTGATGTGATTAAGGATAAACCCATGGAGCATAAAATTCTATTCCTGATGTCGTGGAACGAATGGGGAGAAGGCAATTATATGGAACCAGACATTGAATTTGGAAAGGGATATATTCATGCTTTACGTGAAGCGATTGAAGAATAA
- a CDS encoding exo-alpha-sialidase: protein MSENKTISYWLILALPWIIAPFIHGQKTISDKTVSISQLYSRKIVAESEYVIPGHILVTDGKLYSNPPNYLSTDFISVADCDIIKCYLPPSKGGGVAFYDEGKRFISGINTEQGGVIKVKIPDATSFVRLSKRTDLAGLRYGARLYSSINRTKHALLVESHEITQRLNANLFSELTPNFFPVFVPSDSVCSKMGIKGINATGKNRNESQPFFRIPIHLKTRHGTILVACNSILEQNGVRNYSVVIARSENGGQTFNKRLICKGTNLSMIYDKQYDRIFFLHGLNYSVSTDDWQTWSDFKPMNIKKPQGWEKFYASPTVGIQLENGILAAPYILMNGLGKDISKNANAVVYSADFGKTWKVTAVTPDTIIANETTIAEYAPNQIMINARGGTEVQWGSPNPGRRVFVPVTPLQSERKDWHINEWKLHESDKQLIEPICNASFIACQYDKYRFGLFCNPHTTGKERKNLMLQVSSDFTHWTKVGLLTPFNRVVYGYCSLNYQNGQLSFVYEDKECGIIYADLTPFMDEILTKMIANKMLYKQD, encoded by the coding sequence ATGTCTGAAAACAAAACAATCAGCTATTGGCTTATTTTAGCCTTGCCTTGGATCATTGCCCCTTTCATACACGGGCAAAAAACTATATCAGACAAAACAGTAAGCATAAGCCAACTATACTCCCGTAAAATTGTAGCGGAAAGTGAGTATGTAATCCCTGGCCATATTCTTGTTACAGATGGCAAGTTATATAGCAATCCTCCTAATTACTTGTCTACTGATTTTATAAGCGTTGCCGATTGTGATATCATAAAATGTTATTTGCCTCCTAGCAAAGGCGGTGGAGTGGCATTTTATGATGAGGGTAAACGCTTTATTTCAGGTATAAACACTGAACAAGGTGGGGTAATTAAAGTGAAAATACCTGATGCTACTTCGTTTGTCAGATTAAGCAAAAGAACAGATTTGGCAGGATTAAGATATGGAGCAAGATTGTACTCCTCAATAAATAGAACAAAACATGCTTTATTGGTAGAAAGCCATGAAATCACGCAGAGATTAAATGCAAATCTATTCTCAGAATTGACACCCAATTTCTTTCCCGTATTTGTACCTAGTGATTCTGTTTGTAGCAAAATGGGAATCAAAGGAATCAATGCAACAGGCAAAAATAGGAATGAAAGTCAACCATTTTTCAGAATACCTATCCATCTCAAGACCAGACATGGAACCATATTGGTCGCTTGTAATTCTATTCTTGAACAAAATGGTGTGAGAAATTATTCAGTTGTGATTGCCCGAAGCGAGAATGGTGGTCAAACATTCAATAAACGACTGATTTGCAAAGGTACAAATCTGAGTATGATTTACGATAAACAGTACGATCGCATTTTCTTTCTTCATGGCTTGAACTATTCGGTCTCTACGGATGATTGGCAGACATGGAGTGATTTTAAGCCGATGAACATCAAAAAACCACAAGGTTGGGAGAAGTTCTACGCCTCACCCACAGTAGGTATCCAGCTTGAAAACGGCATTTTGGCGGCTCCTTATATCTTGATGAATGGTTTAGGAAAGGATATATCAAAAAATGCGAATGCGGTTGTGTACTCGGCTGACTTTGGAAAGACATGGAAAGTTACAGCAGTAACCCCAGATACAATCATTGCCAATGAAACGACTATTGCAGAGTATGCCCCCAATCAAATTATGATTAATGCACGTGGAGGCACTGAAGTTCAGTGGGGAAGTCCCAATCCAGGACGGCGCGTTTTTGTACCTGTTACCCCCTTACAAAGCGAGAGAAAAGACTGGCATATAAATGAATGGAAGTTACATGAATCAGATAAACAATTGATTGAACCGATTTGCAACGCTTCCTTCATAGCTTGTCAATATGATAAATACCGTTTCGGACTGTTTTGTAATCCGCATACCACTGGAAAAGAGCGGAAGAATTTAATGCTGCAAGTATCCTCAGATTTTACACATTGGACTAAAGTGGGCTTGCTTACTCCATTCAACAGAGTAGTATACGGTTATTGTAGTTTGAATTATCAGAACGGTCAGCTGTCGTTTGTCTATGAGGATAAGGAATGCGGTATTATATATGCAGATCTAACACCTTTCATGGATGAGATTCTTACTAAAATGATTGCAAATAAAATGCTTTACAAGCAAGATTAA
- a CDS encoding acyltransferase, producing the protein MIKIFLKKCRTMFFTFLAKLQLKQYGRSLTVNHYCRFAGNVSVGDNCHFNGMKIGGGNVLIHNNLHSGEEVLILAQSHNYNGNELPYDSTYIIKNVVIDDNVWIGSRVLIIGNVHIGEGAIIGAGSIVTKDVPPLAIYAGGRIIKYRDKEKYETLKSLKKFH; encoded by the coding sequence ATGATAAAAATTTTTTTAAAGAAATGTAGGACTATGTTTTTTACATTTCTTGCCAAACTGCAATTAAAACAATACGGTAGAAGCTTGACGGTCAATCATTATTGTCGATTCGCAGGGAACGTAAGTGTCGGAGATAATTGTCATTTTAATGGAATGAAAATAGGGGGAGGTAATGTGTTGATACACAACAACTTACATAGTGGTGAAGAGGTGCTGATATTAGCACAAAGCCATAATTACAACGGTAATGAACTTCCATACGATAGTACATATATAATAAAGAATGTGGTTATTGATGACAATGTGTGGATTGGAAGTCGCGTGCTTATCATTGGTAATGTACACATAGGTGAAGGTGCTATTATCGGTGCTGGAAGCATAGTGACAAAAGATGTTCCTCCCTTAGCTATCTATGCAGGAGGAAGAATCATAAAATATAGGGATAAAGAAAAATACGAAACACTTAAATCTTTAAAAAAATTTCATTGA
- a CDS encoding N-acetylneuraminate synthase family protein: protein MKAPKIIAEIGCNHKGDMAIAKEMIMTAATYCKVDVVKFQKRCNKELLTPEEYNAPHPHPENSYGKTYGEHREFLEFNLDQHRQLQEWCNEFGVEYSTSVWDITSAKEICTLHPNLIKIPSACNLNKGLLEYLCDNFGGEIHLSFGMTTRDEEEQIIQFFESKSRNKDLVIYDCTSGYPVPFEDICLLEITRLRELYADRVKAIGFSGHHLGIAVDSAAVALGAEWVERHYTLDRTWKGTDHAASLEPDGVRKLARDCRAVAKALAYKKEDILDIEKVQRNKLKKNQVKW from the coding sequence ATGAAAGCTCCAAAAATTATTGCGGAAATCGGTTGCAATCACAAGGGTGATATGGCAATCGCTAAAGAGATGATTATGACTGCCGCCACTTATTGTAAAGTGGATGTAGTTAAGTTTCAGAAACGTTGCAATAAAGAACTGTTGACTCCTGAAGAGTACAATGCTCCGCATCCTCATCCGGAAAATTCATACGGTAAGACATATGGCGAGCACCGGGAATTCTTGGAGTTCAATCTTGACCAGCACCGCCAGTTGCAGGAATGGTGTAATGAGTTCGGCGTGGAATATTCTACATCCGTTTGGGACATCACTTCGGCCAAGGAAATCTGTACCCTGCATCCGAACCTGATAAAAATTCCTTCTGCCTGTAACTTGAACAAAGGCTTGTTGGAATACCTGTGCGATAATTTCGGCGGTGAAATCCATTTGTCTTTTGGCATGACTACCCGTGATGAAGAAGAACAGATTATCCAGTTCTTCGAATCCAAAAGTCGTAACAAGGATTTGGTTATTTATGATTGTACATCAGGTTATCCTGTGCCTTTTGAAGACATTTGTCTGCTTGAAATCACCCGTTTGCGTGAACTGTATGCAGACAGAGTGAAAGCCATCGGTTTTTCCGGACATCATTTGGGTATAGCCGTAGATAGTGCTGCTGTAGCTCTTGGTGCGGAATGGGTAGAACGGCACTATACCCTTGACCGTACTTGGAAAGGGACAGACCATGCTGCATCCTTGGAACCCGATGGTGTGCGCAAGTTGGCTCGTGACTGTCGTGCCGTGGCAAAGGCCTTGGCATACAAGAAAGAGGATATCCTCGACATCGAGAAAGTACAAAGAAACAAATTGAAGAAAAATCAAGTGAAATGGTAA
- a CDS encoding N-acylneuraminate cytidylyltransferase — protein sequence MVIAFIPVRGGSKSIPLKNIKPFCGKPLVCWNIEALEYCPEVDEVIVATDSDKIEETVAAQAYKKTKVYRRSAENACDTASTESVMLEYIHYAQLPSDDIFMLVQATSPLTETVHFMEALTMYGKGEYDSILTCVRNYRFFWNEDGTSMNYDYMNRPRRQNFSGMLMENGAFYINKVGNILESGNRLSGHIGIYEMPEYTATEIDEPDDWIVLENLMHKHVLAKRKETRKSIKLFLCDVDGTLTDGGMYYSENGDELKKFNTRDGMGFQLLREAGIKTGIITSEDTKIVENRAKKLNVDFLYQGKRDGGKLAVAKKICERLGITLDEVAYIGDDMNCVDLLKAVGMKACPADACEEVKAIAGIRVMTYNGGNGCVREFINYLL from the coding sequence ATGGTAATCGCATTCATTCCAGTAAGGGGCGGTAGCAAGTCTATCCCCCTTAAAAATATTAAGCCGTTCTGTGGCAAGCCTTTGGTGTGCTGGAACATTGAGGCATTGGAGTACTGTCCAGAGGTGGATGAAGTTATTGTTGCCACTGATTCTGACAAAATAGAAGAGACGGTGGCGGCACAAGCATACAAGAAGACAAAGGTCTACCGACGTTCTGCAGAGAACGCTTGTGACACGGCAAGCACGGAAAGCGTAATGTTAGAGTATATCCACTACGCACAACTTCCGAGTGATGATATCTTTATGCTGGTGCAAGCTACCTCCCCATTGACTGAAACAGTTCACTTTATGGAAGCACTTACTATGTATGGCAAAGGGGAATATGATTCTATTTTGACTTGTGTACGTAATTACCGTTTCTTTTGGAATGAAGACGGTACAAGCATGAATTACGATTATATGAACCGTCCCCGCAGACAGAACTTCTCAGGAATGTTGATGGAGAACGGTGCCTTCTATATAAATAAGGTAGGGAATATCCTTGAATCGGGCAATCGTTTAAGCGGACATATCGGCATTTACGAGATGCCTGAATATACGGCAACAGAGATAGACGAGCCGGACGACTGGATTGTATTGGAGAACCTGATGCACAAGCACGTATTGGCAAAACGCAAAGAAACAAGAAAATCCATCAAGCTTTTCTTATGCGATGTAGATGGTACGCTGACAGACGGTGGCATGTATTACTCTGAAAACGGTGACGAACTAAAAAAATTCAACACCCGTGACGGCATGGGCTTTCAGTTGCTCCGTGAAGCTGGTATAAAAACCGGCATTATCACATCAGAAGATACTAAAATTGTGGAAAACCGTGCCAAGAAACTGAATGTGGATTTTCTCTATCAAGGAAAAAGAGATGGCGGCAAGTTGGCGGTCGCTAAAAAGATATGCGAACGGCTTGGCATCACGCTGGACGAGGTGGCTTATATCGGTGATGACATGAATTGCGTGGATTTGTTGAAAGCTGTTGGCATGAAGGCTTGTCCAGCTGATGCTTGTGAGGAAGTGAAAGCGATTGCTGGTATTCGAGTGATGACCTATAACGGTGGAAATGGATGTGTGAGAGAATTTATAAACTACCTGCTATGA
- the pssD gene encoding PssD/Cps14F family polysaccharide biosynthesis glycosyltransferase: MSNKKSKVCLVSSCGGHFMELMQLLPLVQGRRYYIVTEKNVASTGALKKHPHHYLVQQERGGISFIFKFGWNILLSFIYFVMERPTTIITTGAGASYPTCLFARLFKRRIIYVESFAKLDSESVTGKMVYPFADYFFVQWPEMKKVYPKAIYGGSVY, translated from the coding sequence ATGAGTAACAAGAAGTCTAAAGTCTGCCTCGTCAGTTCCTGCGGCGGACATTTTATGGAACTGATGCAACTGCTTCCATTAGTACAAGGCAGGCGATATTACATCGTGACAGAGAAGAATGTCGCATCAACCGGAGCGTTAAAGAAGCATCCACATCATTATTTGGTACAGCAAGAACGTGGAGGAATTAGTTTCATTTTTAAGTTCGGATGGAACATTCTCCTTTCATTCATTTATTTTGTAATGGAAAGGCCGACTACAATAATCACCACGGGGGCCGGTGCGTCTTATCCTACCTGCTTGTTCGCACGGTTGTTCAAACGACGGATTATCTATGTGGAGAGCTTTGCCAAATTAGACAGCGAATCCGTTACTGGCAAAATGGTATATCCGTTTGCCGACTATTTCTTCGTGCAATGGCCGGAAATGAAGAAAGTCTATCCGAAAGCCATTTATGGCGGAAGCGTTTATTGA
- a CDS encoding glycosyltransferase, whose protein sequence is MDRIKLFVPLGTQKFPFGRIITALNLLVDQGKYQADEIVMQSALYPVKPKFTHFGLIPHEDFDCYMQEAEVVVTHSGVNSIISCMEMGKPLVVCPRLHEYNEHVDNHQMEIATLMRDKYDVLICTDMKDLPELIEKAKTHKYKPWVSHREELLEAIRELIV, encoded by the coding sequence ATGGACAGGATTAAGTTGTTTGTCCCATTGGGAACACAGAAGTTCCCTTTCGGGCGTATCATCACAGCCTTGAACCTGTTGGTTGACCAAGGCAAATATCAAGCTGACGAGATAGTGATGCAATCCGCACTTTACCCCGTGAAACCGAAGTTTACGCATTTCGGGCTGATTCCCCACGAGGATTTCGACTGTTACATGCAAGAAGCTGAGGTGGTGGTTACTCATAGTGGCGTAAACTCCATCATATCTTGTATGGAAATGGGCAAACCGTTGGTCGTTTGTCCTCGGCTACATGAATATAATGAGCATGTGGACAACCATCAAATGGAAATCGCCACGCTGATGCGCGACAAGTATGACGTGTTGATTTGTACGGACATGAAAGACTTGCCGGAATTGATTGAGAAGGCAAAGACACACAAGTACAAGCCTTGGGTCAGTCACAGGGAAGAGTTATTGGAAGCTATACGTGAGTTAATTGTTTGA